In Balaenoptera musculus isolate JJ_BM4_2016_0621 chromosome 19, mBalMus1.pri.v3, whole genome shotgun sequence, one genomic interval encodes:
- the RPL13A gene encoding 60S ribosomal protein L13a isoform X1 has translation MAEGQVLVLDGRGHLLGRLAAIVAKQVLLGRKVVVVRCEGINISGNFYRNKLKYLAFLRKRMNTNPSRGPYHFRAPSRIFWRTVRGMLPHKTKRGQAALDRLKVFDGIPPPYDKKKRMVVPAALKVVRLKPTRKFAYLGRLAHEVGWKYQAVTATLEEKRKEKAKIHYRKKKQLMRLRKQAEKNIEKKIDRFTEVLKTHGFLV, from the exons ATGGCGGAGGGACAG GTCCTGGTTCTCGATGGCCGAGGCCATCTCCTGGGCCGCCTGGCAGCCATCGTGGCTAAGCAGGTGCTTCTGG GTCGAAAGGTGGTGGTTGTGCGCTGTGAGGGCATCAACATTTCTGGCAATTTCTATAGAAACAAGT TGAAGTACCTGGCATTCCTCCGCAAGCGGATGAACACCAACCCCTCCCGTGGCCCCTACCACTTCCGAGCCCCCAGCCGCATCTTCTGGCGGACAGTGCGAG GCATGCTGCCCCACAAGACCAAGCGAGGCCAGGCCGCTCTGGACCGCCTCAAGGTGTTTGATGGGATCCCGCCACCCTATGACAAG AAAAAGCGGATGGTGGTTCCTGCCGCCCTCAAGGTTGTGCGTCTGAAGCCTACGCGGAAG TTTGCCTACCTAGGGCGCCTGGCTCATGAGGTTGGCTGGAAGTACCAGGCAGTAACGGCTACactggaggagaagagaaaggagaaggccAAGATCCACTACCGGAAAAAGAAGCAGCTCATG AGGCTACGGAAGCAGGCCGAAAAGAACATAGAGAAGAAAATCGACCGATTCACAGAGGTCCTCAAGACCCATGGATTCTTAGTCTGA
- the RPL13A gene encoding 60S ribosomal protein L13a isoform X2 yields the protein MAEGQVLVLDGRGHLLGRLAAIVAKQVLLVKYLAFLRKRMNTNPSRGPYHFRAPSRIFWRTVRGMLPHKTKRGQAALDRLKVFDGIPPPYDKKKRMVVPAALKVVRLKPTRKFAYLGRLAHEVGWKYQAVTATLEEKRKEKAKIHYRKKKQLMRLRKQAEKNIEKKIDRFTEVLKTHGFLV from the exons ATGGCGGAGGGACAG GTCCTGGTTCTCGATGGCCGAGGCCATCTCCTGGGCCGCCTGGCAGCCATCGTGGCTAAGCAGGTGCTTCTGG TGAAGTACCTGGCATTCCTCCGCAAGCGGATGAACACCAACCCCTCCCGTGGCCCCTACCACTTCCGAGCCCCCAGCCGCATCTTCTGGCGGACAGTGCGAG GCATGCTGCCCCACAAGACCAAGCGAGGCCAGGCCGCTCTGGACCGCCTCAAGGTGTTTGATGGGATCCCGCCACCCTATGACAAG AAAAAGCGGATGGTGGTTCCTGCCGCCCTCAAGGTTGTGCGTCTGAAGCCTACGCGGAAG TTTGCCTACCTAGGGCGCCTGGCTCATGAGGTTGGCTGGAAGTACCAGGCAGTAACGGCTACactggaggagaagagaaaggagaaggccAAGATCCACTACCGGAAAAAGAAGCAGCTCATG AGGCTACGGAAGCAGGCCGAAAAGAACATAGAGAAGAAAATCGACCGATTCACAGAGGTCCTCAAGACCCATGGATTCTTAGTCTGA
- the RPL13A gene encoding 60S ribosomal protein L13a isoform X3, translating to MNTNPSRGPYHFRAPSRIFWRTVRGMLPHKTKRGQAALDRLKVFDGIPPPYDKKKRMVVPAALKVVRLKPTRKFAYLGRLAHEVGWKYQAVTATLEEKRKEKAKIHYRKKKQLMRLRKQAEKNIEKKIDRFTEVLKTHGFLV from the exons ATGAACACCAACCCCTCCCGTGGCCCCTACCACTTCCGAGCCCCCAGCCGCATCTTCTGGCGGACAGTGCGAG GCATGCTGCCCCACAAGACCAAGCGAGGCCAGGCCGCTCTGGACCGCCTCAAGGTGTTTGATGGGATCCCGCCACCCTATGACAAG AAAAAGCGGATGGTGGTTCCTGCCGCCCTCAAGGTTGTGCGTCTGAAGCCTACGCGGAAG TTTGCCTACCTAGGGCGCCTGGCTCATGAGGTTGGCTGGAAGTACCAGGCAGTAACGGCTACactggaggagaagagaaaggagaaggccAAGATCCACTACCGGAAAAAGAAGCAGCTCATG AGGCTACGGAAGCAGGCCGAAAAGAACATAGAGAAGAAAATCGACCGATTCACAGAGGTCCTCAAGACCCATGGATTCTTAGTCTGA
- the FLT3LG gene encoding fms-related tyrosine kinase 3 ligand isoform X3 produces the protein MIVLAPAWSPTTSLLLLLLLSPGLRGTPDCSFPHSPISSTFTSTIGKLSDYLLQDYPVTVASNLQDDELCGAFWRLVLAQRWMGRLKTVAGSQMGKLLEAVNTEIHFVTSCAFQDTSQQLVALKPWITRRNFSRCLELQCQPGKDSSTLLPPRSPGALGATSLPAPQAPLLLLLLLLLLPVALLLLAAAWCLHWRRKRQRMPYPGERRRTLRPRERSHLPEDTESELGGSQLETGPFLGHIAPVTVSPGWRQRQHPAAAPASPSPLCTKPLSPGNCI, from the exons ATGATAGTGCTGGCGCCAGCCTGGAGCCCAACT ACCTCCCTGCTGCTCTTGCTGCTGCTGAGCCCCGGCCTCCGCGGGACCCCGGactgctccttcccccacagCCCCATCTCCTCCACCTTCACCAGCACCATCGGCAAGCTG TCCGACTACCTGCTTCAAGATTACCCAGTCACTGTTGCCTCCAACCTGCAGGAC GACGAGCTCTGTGGGGCTTTCTGGCGTCTGGTCCTGGCCCAGCGCTGGATGGGACGGCTCAAGACCGTGGCTGGGtcccagatggggaaactgctGGAGGCTGTCAACACCGAGATACACTTCGTCACCTCATGTGCCTTCCAG GACACTTCCCAGCAGCTGGTGGCCTTGAAGCCCTGGATCACCCGCCGGAATTTCTCCAGGTGCCTGGAGCTGCAGTGTCAGCCGGGTAAAG ACTCCTCCACCCTGCTGCCCCCAAGGAGTCCCGGGGCCTTGGGGGCCACATCCCTGCCGGCCCCGCAGGCCCCTCTTCTGCtcctcttgctgctgctgctgctgcccgtGGCCCTCCTGCTGCTGGCCGCTGCCTGGTGCCTGCACTGGCGAAGGAAGAGACAGAGGATGCCTTACCCTGGGGAGCGG aggaggacactgaggcccagagagaggagtcACCTGCCCGAGGACACAGAGTCGGAACTTGGAGGAAGTCAGCTAGAAACTGGTCCTTTCCTTGGCCACATTGCTCCTGTCACTGTCTCCCCAGGATGGAGGCAACGCCAGCACCCAGCAGCGGCCCCGGCCTCACCCTCCCCCCTCTGTACAAAGCCCTTGTCCCCAGGAAATTGTATATAA
- the FLT3LG gene encoding fms-related tyrosine kinase 3 ligand isoform X1: MIVLAPAWSPTTSLLLLLLLSPGLRGTPDCSFPHSPISSTFTSTIGKLSDYLLQDYPVTVASNLQDDELCGAFWRLVLAQRWMGRLKTVAGSQMGKLLEAVNTEIHFVTSCAFQPLPSCLRFVQANISHLLQDTSQQLVALKPWITRRNFSRCLELQCQPGKDSSTLLPPRSPGALGATSLPAPQAPLLLLLLLLLLPVALLLLAAAWCLHWRRKRQRMPYPGERRRTLRPRERSHLPEDTESELGGSQLETGPFLGHIAPVTVSPGWRQRQHPAAAPASPSPLCTKPLSPGNCI; the protein is encoded by the exons ATGATAGTGCTGGCGCCAGCCTGGAGCCCAACT ACCTCCCTGCTGCTCTTGCTGCTGCTGAGCCCCGGCCTCCGCGGGACCCCGGactgctccttcccccacagCCCCATCTCCTCCACCTTCACCAGCACCATCGGCAAGCTG TCCGACTACCTGCTTCAAGATTACCCAGTCACTGTTGCCTCCAACCTGCAGGAC GACGAGCTCTGTGGGGCTTTCTGGCGTCTGGTCCTGGCCCAGCGCTGGATGGGACGGCTCAAGACCGTGGCTGGGtcccagatggggaaactgctGGAGGCTGTCAACACCGAGATACACTTCGTCACCTCATGTGCCTTCCAG cccctccccagctgtcTTCGCTTCGTCCAGGCCAACATCTCCCACCTCCTGCAGGACACTTCCCAGCAGCTGGTGGCCTTGAAGCCCTGGATCACCCGCCGGAATTTCTCCAGGTGCCTGGAGCTGCAGTGTCAGCCGGGTAAAG ACTCCTCCACCCTGCTGCCCCCAAGGAGTCCCGGGGCCTTGGGGGCCACATCCCTGCCGGCCCCGCAGGCCCCTCTTCTGCtcctcttgctgctgctgctgctgcccgtGGCCCTCCTGCTGCTGGCCGCTGCCTGGTGCCTGCACTGGCGAAGGAAGAGACAGAGGATGCCTTACCCTGGGGAGCGG aggaggacactgaggcccagagagaggagtcACCTGCCCGAGGACACAGAGTCGGAACTTGGAGGAAGTCAGCTAGAAACTGGTCCTTTCCTTGGCCACATTGCTCCTGTCACTGTCTCCCCAGGATGGAGGCAACGCCAGCACCCAGCAGCGGCCCCGGCCTCACCCTCCCCCCTCTGTACAAAGCCCTTGTCCCCAGGAAATTGTATATAA
- the FLT3LG gene encoding fms-related tyrosine kinase 3 ligand isoform X2 produces the protein MIVLAPAWSPTTSLLLLLLLSPGLRGTPDCSFPHSPISSTFTSTIGKLSDYLLQDYPVTVASNLQDDELCGAFWRLVLAQRWMGRLKTVAGSQMGKLLEAVNTEIHFVTSCAFQPLPSCLRFVQANISHLLQDTSQQLVALKPWITRRNFSRCLELQCQPDSSTLLPPRSPGALGATSLPAPQAPLLLLLLLLLLPVALLLLAAAWCLHWRRKRQRMPYPGERRRTLRPRERSHLPEDTESELGGSQLETGPFLGHIAPVTVSPGWRQRQHPAAAPASPSPLCTKPLSPGNCI, from the exons ATGATAGTGCTGGCGCCAGCCTGGAGCCCAACT ACCTCCCTGCTGCTCTTGCTGCTGCTGAGCCCCGGCCTCCGCGGGACCCCGGactgctccttcccccacagCCCCATCTCCTCCACCTTCACCAGCACCATCGGCAAGCTG TCCGACTACCTGCTTCAAGATTACCCAGTCACTGTTGCCTCCAACCTGCAGGAC GACGAGCTCTGTGGGGCTTTCTGGCGTCTGGTCCTGGCCCAGCGCTGGATGGGACGGCTCAAGACCGTGGCTGGGtcccagatggggaaactgctGGAGGCTGTCAACACCGAGATACACTTCGTCACCTCATGTGCCTTCCAG cccctccccagctgtcTTCGCTTCGTCCAGGCCAACATCTCCCACCTCCTGCAGGACACTTCCCAGCAGCTGGTGGCCTTGAAGCCCTGGATCACCCGCCGGAATTTCTCCAGGTGCCTGGAGCTGCAGTGTCAGCCGG ACTCCTCCACCCTGCTGCCCCCAAGGAGTCCCGGGGCCTTGGGGGCCACATCCCTGCCGGCCCCGCAGGCCCCTCTTCTGCtcctcttgctgctgctgctgctgcccgtGGCCCTCCTGCTGCTGGCCGCTGCCTGGTGCCTGCACTGGCGAAGGAAGAGACAGAGGATGCCTTACCCTGGGGAGCGG aggaggacactgaggcccagagagaggagtcACCTGCCCGAGGACACAGAGTCGGAACTTGGAGGAAGTCAGCTAGAAACTGGTCCTTTCCTTGGCCACATTGCTCCTGTCACTGTCTCCCCAGGATGGAGGCAACGCCAGCACCCAGCAGCGGCCCCGGCCTCACCCTCCCCCCTCTGTACAAAGCCCTTGTCCCCAGGAAATTGTATATAA
- the FLT3LG gene encoding fms-related tyrosine kinase 3 ligand isoform X4: MIVLAPAWSPTTSLLLLLLLSPGLRGTPDCSFPHSPISSTFTSTIGKLSDYLLQDYPVTVASNLQDDELCGAFWRLVLAQRWMGRLKTVAGSQMGKLLEAVNTEIHFVTSCAFQDTSQQLVALKPWITRRNFSRCLELQCQPDSSTLLPPRSPGALGATSLPAPQAPLLLLLLLLLLPVALLLLAAAWCLHWRRKRQRMPYPGERRRTLRPRERSHLPEDTESELGGSQLETGPFLGHIAPVTVSPGWRQRQHPAAAPASPSPLCTKPLSPGNCI; encoded by the exons ATGATAGTGCTGGCGCCAGCCTGGAGCCCAACT ACCTCCCTGCTGCTCTTGCTGCTGCTGAGCCCCGGCCTCCGCGGGACCCCGGactgctccttcccccacagCCCCATCTCCTCCACCTTCACCAGCACCATCGGCAAGCTG TCCGACTACCTGCTTCAAGATTACCCAGTCACTGTTGCCTCCAACCTGCAGGAC GACGAGCTCTGTGGGGCTTTCTGGCGTCTGGTCCTGGCCCAGCGCTGGATGGGACGGCTCAAGACCGTGGCTGGGtcccagatggggaaactgctGGAGGCTGTCAACACCGAGATACACTTCGTCACCTCATGTGCCTTCCAG GACACTTCCCAGCAGCTGGTGGCCTTGAAGCCCTGGATCACCCGCCGGAATTTCTCCAGGTGCCTGGAGCTGCAGTGTCAGCCGG ACTCCTCCACCCTGCTGCCCCCAAGGAGTCCCGGGGCCTTGGGGGCCACATCCCTGCCGGCCCCGCAGGCCCCTCTTCTGCtcctcttgctgctgctgctgctgcccgtGGCCCTCCTGCTGCTGGCCGCTGCCTGGTGCCTGCACTGGCGAAGGAAGAGACAGAGGATGCCTTACCCTGGGGAGCGG aggaggacactgaggcccagagagaggagtcACCTGCCCGAGGACACAGAGTCGGAACTTGGAGGAAGTCAGCTAGAAACTGGTCCTTTCCTTGGCCACATTGCTCCTGTCACTGTCTCCCCAGGATGGAGGCAACGCCAGCACCCAGCAGCGGCCCCGGCCTCACCCTCCCCCCTCTGTACAAAGCCCTTGTCCCCAGGAAATTGTATATAA
- the FLT3LG gene encoding fms-related tyrosine kinase 3 ligand isoform X5: MGGARDGGGKERFKIHHPSGSQDELCGAFWRLVLAQRWMGRLKTVAGSQMGKLLEAVNTEIHFVTSCAFQPLPSCLRFVQANISHLLQDTSQQLVALKPWITRRNFSRCLELQCQPGKDSSTLLPPRSPGALGATSLPAPQAPLLLLLLLLLLPVALLLLAAAWCLHWRRKRQRMPYPGERRRTLRPRERSHLPEDTESELGGSQLETGPFLGHIAPVTVSPGWRQRQHPAAAPASPSPLCTKPLSPGNCI; this comes from the exons ATGGGAGGGGCCCGggatggaggtgggaaggagagatTCAAGATTCACCACCCCTCAGGGAGCCAG GACGAGCTCTGTGGGGCTTTCTGGCGTCTGGTCCTGGCCCAGCGCTGGATGGGACGGCTCAAGACCGTGGCTGGGtcccagatggggaaactgctGGAGGCTGTCAACACCGAGATACACTTCGTCACCTCATGTGCCTTCCAG cccctccccagctgtcTTCGCTTCGTCCAGGCCAACATCTCCCACCTCCTGCAGGACACTTCCCAGCAGCTGGTGGCCTTGAAGCCCTGGATCACCCGCCGGAATTTCTCCAGGTGCCTGGAGCTGCAGTGTCAGCCGGGTAAAG ACTCCTCCACCCTGCTGCCCCCAAGGAGTCCCGGGGCCTTGGGGGCCACATCCCTGCCGGCCCCGCAGGCCCCTCTTCTGCtcctcttgctgctgctgctgctgcccgtGGCCCTCCTGCTGCTGGCCGCTGCCTGGTGCCTGCACTGGCGAAGGAAGAGACAGAGGATGCCTTACCCTGGGGAGCGG aggaggacactgaggcccagagagaggagtcACCTGCCCGAGGACACAGAGTCGGAACTTGGAGGAAGTCAGCTAGAAACTGGTCCTTTCCTTGGCCACATTGCTCCTGTCACTGTCTCCCCAGGATGGAGGCAACGCCAGCACCCAGCAGCGGCCCCGGCCTCACCCTCCCCCCTCTGTACAAAGCCCTTGTCCCCAGGAAATTGTATATAA
- the ALDH16A1 gene encoding aldehyde dehydrogenase family 16 member A1 gives MAATRAGSRACEIFTTLEYGPVPESHACALAWLDTQDRHLGHYVNGRWLKPEHRSSVPCQDPITGENLASCLQAQTEDVAGAVEAARTSLENWSTQPGAFRAQHLTRLAKMIQKHQRLLWTLESLVTGRAIREVRDRDVPLAQQLLQHHAVQAHTQEEALAGWEPLGVIGLILPPTFCFLEMMWRICPALAVGCTVVVLVPPASPTPLLVAQLAGELGQFPGILNVISGPASLGPVLASQPGVQKVAFCGAIEDGRALRRALAGQGPELGLALGAESLLLLMETADVDSAVEGVVDAAWSDRSPGGLRLLIQESVWDETMRRLQARMGRLRGGQGLDGAVDMGARGAAARDLAQRYVREAQSQGAQVFQAGSMPPDSPFFPPSLVSDLPPASPCTQAEVPWPLVVASPFRTAKEALAMANWTPRGGSASVWSERLGQALELAYGLQMGTVWINAHGLRDPAVPTGGCKESGSSWHGGPDGLYEYLRPSGTPTRLPYLSENLNYDTFGLAVPSTLPAGPETGLSPAPPYGLFVGGRFQAPGARSSRPIRDSQGDLHGYVAEGGAKDIRGAVEAAHQAAPGWVGKSPGARAALLWALAAALQRRESTLVSRLERHGVELKVAKAEVELSVRRLRAWGARVQAPGCTLQVAELKGPVLRLQEPLGVLAIVCPEEWPLLAFVSLLAPALAHGNTVVLVPSGACPIPALEVCQDMATLLPGGLVNVVTGDRDHLTRCLALHQDIQALWYFGSAQGSQFVEWASAGNLKPVWVNRGCPRAWDQDAEGAGPELGLRAARTKALWLPMGD, from the exons gcctggctggaCACCCAGGACCGGCACTTGGGTCACTATGTTAACGGACGGTGGTTAAAGCCTGAACACAGGAGTTCAGTGCCTTGCCAGGATCCCATCACAG GAGAGAACTTGGCCAGTTGCCTCCAGGCACAGACGGAGGATGTGGCGGGAGCCGTGGAGGCTGCCAGGACCTCGTTGGAGAACTGGAGCACACAACCTGGAGCCTTTCGGGCCCAGCATCTGACCAG GCTGGCCAAGATGATCCAGAAGCACCAGCGGCTGCTGTGGACCCTGGAGTCCCTGGTTACTGGACGGGCCATTCGAGAAGTTCGAGACAGGGATGTCCCTCTGGCCCAGCAGCTGCTCCAGCACCATGCAGTCCAGGCACACACCCAGGAGGAGGCGCTGGCAGGCTGGGAGCCCCTGG GAGTGATTGGTCTCATCTTGCCACCCACATTCTGCTTCCTTGAGATGATGTGGAGGATTTGCCCTGCCCTGGCTGTGG GCTGCACTGTGGTGGTCCTCGTGCCGCCAGCCTCTCCGACGCCCCTCCTTGTGGCCCAGCTGGCGGGGGAGCTAGGCCAGTTCCCAGGAATCCTCAATGTGATCAGCGGCCCTGCCTCCCTGGGGCCTGTCCTGGCCTCACAGCCTGGAGTCCAGAAGGTGGCCTTCTGTGGCGCCATCGAG GATGGCCGTGCCCTACGGCGGGCCCTCGCGGGCCAGGGTCCCGAGCTGGGCCTGGCACTGGGGGCTGAGTCGCTGCTGCTACTGATGGAGACGGCGGATGTGGACTCGGCCGTGGAGGGCGTCGTGGATGCAGCCTGGTCTGACCGCAGCCCG GGGGGACTCAGACTCCTCATCCAGGAGTCTGTGTGGGATGAGACAATGAGGCGGCTCCAGGCGCGGATGGGGCGGCTTCGCGGTGGCCAAGGGCTAGACGGAGCCGTGGACATGGGGGCCCGGGGGGCTGCTGCACGCGACCTGGCCCAGCGCTATGTGCGCGAGGCCCAGAGCCAGGGTGCACAG GTCTTCCAGGCTGGCAGTATGCCTCCAGACAGCCCATTCTTTCCCCCATCCTTGGTCTCTgacctccctccagcctctccaTGTACCCAGGCAGAG GTGCCGTGGCCTCTGGTCGTGGCCTCCCCTTTCCGCACTGCTAAGGAGGCGCTGGCCATGGCCAACTGGACGCCCCGAGGAGGCAGTGCCAGCGTGTGGAGCGAGAGACTGGGGCAGGCCCTGGAGCTGGCCTACGG GCTCCAGATGGGCACGGTCTGGATCAATGCCCACGGCCTCAGAGACCCTGCAGTGCCAACAGGTGGCTGCAAGGAGAGTGGGTCTTCCTGGCACGGGGGGCCAGAT GGTCTGTACGAGTATTTGCGGCCCTCAGGGACCCCTACCCGGCTGCCCTACCTGTCGGAGAATCTGAACTATGACACCTTTGgccttgctgttccctccaccctaCCAGCTGGGCCTGAAACAGGCCTTAG CCCAGCACCCCCCTATGGGCTCTTTGTGGGAGGCCGTTTCCAGGCTCCTGGGGCCCGGAGCTCCAGGCCCATCCGGGATTCGCAGGGCGATCTCCATGGCTACGTGGCTGAGGGCGGAGCCAAGGATATCCGAGGCGCCGTGGAGGCTGCGCACCAGGCTGCCCCTGG CTGGGTGGGCAAGTCGCCAGGGGCCCGAGCAGCCCTACTGTGGGCCCTGGCGGCCGCACTGCAACGCCGAGAGTCCACCCTGGTCTCGAGGCTGGAGAGGCATGGAGTGGAGCTCAAGGTCGCCAAGGCGGAGGTGGAGCTGAGCGTGAGGCGGCTTCGGGCATGGGGGGCCCGCGTCCAGGCCCCAGGCTGCACCCTGCAG GTAGCAGAGCTGAAAGGCCCCGTGCTTCGGCTGCAGGAACCTCTGGGCGTGTTGGCTATTGTGTGCCcggaagagtggcccctgcttgccttCGTGTCTCTGCTGGCCCCTGCTCTGGCCCACGGCAACACTGTGGTCTTGGTGCCCAGCGGGGCCTGTCCCATCCCTGCCTTGGAGGTCTGCCAG GATATGGCCACCTTGTTGCCAGGGGGCCTGGTGAATGTGGTGACAGGAGACCGGGACCACCTGACCCGCTGCTTGGCCTTGCACCAGGACATCCAGGCCCTGTGGTATTTCGGATCTGCCCAG GGCTCCCAGTTTGTGGAATGGGCCTCAGCAGGAAACCTCAAGCCAGTGTGGGTGAACAGAGGCTGCCCGCGGGCCTGGGATCAGGACGCCGAGGGGGCAGGCCCAGAGCTGGGGCTGCGGGCAGCACGGACCAAGGCCCTGTGGCTGCCCATGGGGGACTGA